In Pueribacillus theae, a genomic segment contains:
- a CDS encoding S8 family peptidase translates to MGKNRKWKAFLIVFVLCISCLHPFAAMAAEAPSQGTALKKEQTVKGTFGELGEVHWYQINPDANEINQDSHMKIKLTGTFEGNVSVYPDLNRAKQDETFDAYRGYITNGEPVEVMMPHAWKGPYYIKVEYFGHSEEDPEQQDATYDITYEGIKLPPTDLGLIGEACPVEVSADKRALGSKILTHLRQIRDNVLAKTEKGKELSSMYYKAAPFLVSKLTFDKKAINKVYEDLAALKDLFGDVAENGENSSHVITKEEQKAIISLYEFAIGHVPDSNRKQIEKIAENMDMNNLAGKKVSAILKENGLVAATESKNRVIVKFKNEKGFQSFQKKSFSQLKQRSLKPLAENGKTAIKNLYIAEVAANTEAVAGILKKLPEVEYAEPVKTYHKNSTDIQYPHQWGLENTGQESGKQHADIRFAKLQPLLKQKQSKQPVKIAVVDTGVDYTLADFEGKIDIEHDYDFVNRDGDAYDDEGHGTHVAGIIAAAADNHYSMTGIHPNATILPVKVLDATGSGESDKIALGIKHAVDKGAKVINLSLGGATSRVIEDVLKYAAEKNVTVVAASGNDGGEFLNYPAASKYTIAVGATYRGDVVWDDSNYGEGLNGKKLDLVAPGVEIPSLLPNGNVTYLSGTSMAAPHVSAVAGLLWSANPSLKPDEIRHIVNSTADDISVEEPEYPDFPDDDFSVGELEAGYDPASGWGRLNAWGALSMLDLGLSVRPLTDNDEKITGKAAKGTQLELKNGETLLVKGKADDKGTFSFKIPPQKAKEVLRLTAKKGAAETSVRVVVQDTPPPATPTVNRVTDRDTAVTGKAPAGTTITVKANKKTLGTAKPNDKGQFKVNIPKQKAGTVLHVMATSVSKKTSKPALVTVIDITPPEKPKVHKVSDRDTFVTGSTEAGATVYVKHKEKTIGEKKADRKGTFKIKIKKQKAGTVLYVTAKDPAGNTSKATKITVKKYKK, encoded by the coding sequence ATGGGGAAAAATAGGAAATGGAAAGCTTTTTTAATCGTTTTCGTATTATGTATCAGTTGTTTGCATCCGTTTGCCGCAATGGCAGCGGAAGCGCCTAGCCAGGGGACGGCATTGAAAAAGGAACAAACTGTTAAAGGAACATTTGGAGAACTGGGTGAGGTCCATTGGTACCAAATCAATCCGGACGCAAACGAAATCAACCAAGATTCTCATATGAAGATCAAACTCACAGGAACATTTGAAGGGAATGTATCGGTTTATCCGGATCTGAACAGGGCAAAACAGGACGAAACCTTTGATGCATACAGAGGTTACATTACAAACGGCGAACCTGTTGAAGTCATGATGCCGCATGCCTGGAAGGGGCCCTATTACATAAAGGTGGAATATTTCGGCCATTCCGAGGAGGATCCGGAACAGCAGGATGCCACTTATGACATCACATATGAAGGCATCAAACTCCCGCCAACGGACTTGGGCTTGATCGGTGAGGCATGCCCTGTTGAAGTGAGTGCAGACAAACGGGCCCTCGGTTCGAAAATTTTGACACATCTGCGCCAAATCCGGGACAACGTATTGGCCAAAACGGAAAAAGGAAAAGAATTATCTTCCATGTATTACAAAGCCGCACCCTTCCTTGTTTCGAAATTGACCTTTGACAAAAAAGCCATCAACAAAGTATACGAAGATCTGGCCGCATTAAAAGATCTCTTTGGCGACGTTGCAGAAAACGGTGAAAACAGCAGCCACGTCATTACGAAGGAAGAACAGAAAGCCATCATCAGCCTTTATGAATTCGCCATCGGGCATGTACCCGATTCCAACCGAAAACAAATCGAAAAGATTGCCGAAAATATGGACATGAACAATCTTGCAGGCAAAAAGGTTTCTGCTATTTTAAAAGAAAACGGCCTGGTTGCAGCAACAGAAAGTAAAAACCGGGTGATTGTGAAATTCAAAAATGAAAAGGGATTCCAATCGTTCCAGAAAAAATCCTTTTCCCAATTGAAACAGCGTTCTTTGAAACCATTGGCCGAAAACGGGAAAACGGCTATCAAAAACTTGTATATTGCAGAGGTGGCCGCCAATACTGAAGCAGTGGCCGGCATACTGAAAAAATTGCCTGAAGTGGAATACGCGGAACCCGTGAAAACCTATCATAAAAATTCTACCGATATCCAGTATCCTCACCAATGGGGCTTGGAAAATACCGGCCAGGAATCGGGAAAACAACATGCAGATATCCGATTTGCAAAACTTCAACCGCTTTTGAAGCAAAAACAATCGAAGCAACCCGTGAAAATTGCTGTTGTGGATACTGGTGTCGATTATACACTGGCCGATTTTGAAGGAAAAATCGACATAGAACACGATTATGATTTTGTCAACCGGGATGGGGATGCCTACGATGATGAGGGCCATGGAACCCACGTTGCCGGCATTATTGCAGCGGCTGCCGACAATCATTATTCCATGACAGGCATTCATCCGAACGCCACCATTTTACCGGTGAAAGTATTGGATGCCACCGGAAGCGGGGAATCGGACAAAATTGCATTAGGGATTAAACATGCCGTCGACAAAGGGGCAAAAGTCATCAATCTGAGCCTGGGCGGGGCGACGAGCAGAGTGATTGAAGATGTATTAAAATATGCGGCTGAGAAAAATGTCACCGTGGTTGCAGCAAGCGGGAACGACGGTGGAGAATTCTTGAATTATCCGGCCGCCTCGAAATACACGATTGCGGTCGGTGCAACGTACAGGGGTGATGTCGTATGGGATGATTCCAATTATGGGGAAGGATTGAACGGAAAAAAATTGGACCTCGTAGCTCCGGGTGTTGAAATTCCGAGCCTGCTGCCAAACGGAAATGTCACATATTTAAGCGGAACATCCATGGCCGCTCCCCATGTTTCCGCGGTTGCCGGATTATTATGGTCGGCAAACCCATCTTTAAAACCGGATGAGATCAGGCATATCGTCAATTCGACAGCCGACGATATTTCCGTGGAAGAGCCCGAATACCCCGATTTCCCGGATGACGATTTTAGTGTCGGGGAACTGGAGGCGGGGTATGATCCAGCATCCGGCTGGGGCAGGCTGAATGCCTGGGGTGCCTTAAGTATGCTTGATTTGGGGCTTTCCGTACGTCCGTTGACGGATAATGACGAAAAAATCACAGGCAAAGCAGCAAAGGGAACACAGCTTGAACTCAAAAACGGCGAAACCTTGCTTGTGAAAGGGAAAGCGGATGACAAAGGCACATTCAGTTTCAAGATTCCGCCCCAAAAGGCAAAGGAAGTTCTTCGCTTAACAGCCAAAAAAGGAGCGGCCGAAACTTCGGTGCGTGTGGTCGTCCAGGATACGCCGCCACCGGCAACTCCGACAGTCAACCGTGTCACCGACCGGGATACAGCCGTAACGGGGAAAGCCCCGGCGGGAACCACCATTACCGTTAAAGCAAATAAGAAAACATTGGGAACAGCAAAGCCTAACGATAAAGGACAGTTTAAAGTCAACATTCCAAAACAAAAAGCTGGCACCGTTCTCCATGTAATGGCTACAAGCGTATCCAAAAAAACGAGCAAACCCGCCCTGGTTACGGTCATTGACATAACGCCGCCGGAAAAACCGAAGGTCCATAAAGTAAGTGACCGCGACACCTTCGTAACCGGATCAACGGAAGCAGGCGCAACCGTATACGTAAAACATAAAGAAAAAACAATCGGCGAGAAAAAAGCCGATCGCAAAGGAACATTCAAGATCAAAATCAAAAAACAAAAAGCCGGCACCGTATTGTACGTTACAGCAAAAGACCCCGCCGGGAACACAAGCAAAGCAACCAAAATAACCGTAAAGAAATATAAAAAATAA
- the glnA gene encoding type I glutamate--ammonia ligase, with protein sequence MGSIYNRENILQLMEKENVKFIRLQFTDLLGTIKNVEIPRDQIHKALDNKMMFDGSSIEGFVRVEESDMYLYPDLDTWVIFPWTSEKGKVARLICDVYKTDGTPFEGDPRGILKKTLKRMESLGFTEFNIGPEPEFFLFKMDANGEPTLDVNDKGGYFDLAPTDLGENCRRDIVLELEDMGFEIEASHHENAPGQHEIDFKYADALTTCDNIQTFKLVVKTIARKHGLHATFMPKPLFGVAGSGMHANMSLFKYDKNAFYDEKEELGLSEVARQFIAGILKNARAFTAVTNPTVNSYKRLVPGYEAPSYIAWSVKNRSPLVRVPSSRGISTRIEVRSVDPSANPYLAMALLLASGLDGIENHLIPPASTDFNIYEMNDDELHQVGIFALPDTLKEALRELKNNELMMSTLGDHASEHFIKAKEIEWEMFRTQVHPWEREQYMTLY encoded by the coding sequence ATGGGATCGATATATAATAGGGAAAATATCTTGCAATTAATGGAAAAGGAAAATGTTAAATTTATTCGCTTGCAGTTTACGGATTTGCTTGGAACGATTAAAAATGTAGAGATCCCGCGCGATCAGATTCATAAAGCGTTAGATAATAAAATGATGTTTGACGGTTCTTCCATTGAAGGTTTTGTTAGAGTCGAAGAATCAGATATGTATCTGTACCCTGATTTGGATACGTGGGTTATTTTTCCGTGGACGAGTGAAAAGGGCAAAGTGGCCCGTTTGATTTGTGATGTGTATAAAACAGATGGCACACCTTTTGAAGGAGATCCGAGGGGGATTCTCAAAAAAACATTAAAAAGAATGGAATCGTTAGGGTTTACTGAATTCAACATTGGGCCCGAGCCTGAATTTTTTCTTTTTAAAATGGATGCGAATGGCGAACCGACCCTTGATGTGAATGATAAAGGCGGTTATTTCGATCTTGCCCCAACCGATTTAGGTGAAAATTGCAGGCGTGATATTGTTTTGGAATTGGAGGATATGGGATTTGAAATCGAAGCATCCCACCACGAAAATGCGCCCGGCCAACACGAAATTGATTTTAAATATGCCGATGCTCTCACAACATGCGACAATATCCAGACGTTCAAGCTTGTTGTAAAAACGATTGCCAGGAAACACGGATTGCACGCAACCTTTATGCCAAAGCCATTATTTGGGGTGGCAGGTTCTGGAATGCATGCAAATATGTCGTTGTTTAAATACGATAAAAACGCTTTTTATGATGAAAAAGAGGAACTTGGTTTAAGCGAGGTTGCTAGGCAATTCATTGCCGGTATCTTGAAAAACGCAAGAGCATTCACCGCTGTTACGAATCCAACAGTCAATTCATATAAACGCCTTGTACCAGGCTACGAAGCCCCGTCTTATATTGCTTGGTCTGTCAAAAACCGCAGTCCGCTCGTCCGTGTGCCTTCCTCGCGGGGAATCAGCACCAGAATTGAAGTACGAAGCGTCGATCCGTCCGCAAACCCATATTTGGCGATGGCGTTGTTGCTGGCTTCAGGTCTTGATGGAATTGAAAATCACTTGATCCCTCCAGCTTCAACAGATTTTAACATTTACGAAATGAATGATGATGAACTTCATCAAGTTGGTATCTTTGCACTTCCAGATACGTTAAAAGAAGCGCTTAGAGAATTGAAAAACAATGAGTTGATGATGTCAACGCTTGGAGACCATGCATCCGAGCATTTTATTAAAGCGAAAGAAATTGAATGGGAAATGTTTCGAACCCAGGTCCATCCGTGGGAGAGGGAACAGTATATGACACTTTATTAA